From Odontesthes bonariensis isolate fOdoBon6 chromosome 21, fOdoBon6.hap1, whole genome shotgun sequence, a single genomic window includes:
- the LOC142370879 gene encoding GTPase IMAP family member 7-like, which translates to MRPANMPDAAQEDMGQKPLRIMLLGKSGAGKSSSGNTILNKVVFKSDMRLKRVTIYCEKEEGKVEDRPVTVIDTPGLFEKDRNKEEIVREILKRVKLQEPGPHVFVFVIPLGRMTQEDQDTNTLIEAKFGPSVWDYTIVLFTHGDRLEGKTINDVISESDDNLRAFIRRCSGGFHVFNNKNPEDQAQVTRLMEKMETLVALNGGGHYHSQLYPKEERKVRERQDSILAERSASISKKEDDFKKHFQGEELAMKMKVLWRNEEDNARKAAEREISNNKLLKVFLSVLLVVLLIGGALRVPAEYLLAGTVIWIAMLLKTSPSLLRKIPWLSKQA; encoded by the coding sequence AGCCTCTGAGGATCATGCTCCTTGGGAAAAGCGGAGCAGGCAAAAGCTCAAGTGGGAACACAATCCTCAACAAAGTGGTGTTCAAATCGGACATGAGGCTCAAAAGAGTCACCATCTACTGTGAAAAGGAGGAGGGGAAGGTCGAGGATAGGCCTGTCACTGTCATCGATACACCTGGACTTTTTGAGAAAGACCGCAACAAGGAGGAAATCGTCAGGGAGATTCTTAAGCGTGTGAAGCTCCAGGAGCCAGGCCCTCATGTTTTCGTGTTCGTCATTCCTTTGGGAAGGATGACGCAGGAAGACCAAGACACCAACACACTGATCGAGGCCAAGTTCGGCCCCAGCGTGTGGGACTACACCATCGTGCTCTTCACCCACGGCGATCGCCTGGAAGGGAAAACAATAAACGACGTCATTAGTGAGAGTGACGACAACCTCCGCGCCTTCATACGCAGGTGCAGCGGCGGCTTCCATGTCTTCAACAACAAAAACCCCGAGGACCAGGCACAGGTGACGCGTTTGATGGAGAAGATGGAGACCCTGGTGGCTCTGAACGGAGGCGGTCACTACCACTCGCAGCTGTATCCCAAAGAAGAGCGGAAGGTCAGGGAAAGACAGGACAGCATCCTGGCAGAGAGAAGCGCCTCCATCAGCAAGAAGGAGGATGACTTTAAAAAGCAtttccagggggaggagcttgcGATGAAGATGAAAGTGCTGTGGAGAAATGAGGAGGACAACGCAAGAAAGGCTGCAGAGAGGGAGATCAGTAATAACAAGCTTCTGAAAGTTTTCCTGTCTGTCTTATTGGTGGTTCTCCTGATAGGCGGGGCTCTAAGAGTTCCAGCAGAATACCTGTTAGCAGGAACAGTCATTTGGATCGCGATGCTCTTGAAGACGTCTCCATCTTTGCTAAGAAAAATACCATGGCTTTCAAAGCAAGCCTGA